A single window of Rudaeicoccus suwonensis DNA harbors:
- the glpX gene encoding class II fructose-bisphosphatase, with the protein MPSDITGSTEAPERNLALELVRVTEAAAMAGGRWVGRGDKNAADGAAVEAMRYLISSVSMSGVVVIGEGEKDDAPMLFNGEQVGDGTGPDVDVAVDPIDGTTLTAKGMTNAVSVMAVSERGSMYDPSAVFYMDKLAAGPDAADVVDIRLPVAENIKRVAKVKKGSVSDVTVVLLDRPRHEQLAAEIREVGARIRYISDGDVAGSIMAARPDTGIDLLLGIGGTPEGIISACAMKCVGGTLQGRLWPRDDDERQKAIDAGHDLDAVLTTTELVRSDNCFFVATGITDGELLRGVRYRAGGCTTHSLVMRSKSGTIRTIEAHHRLAKLQEYSSVRLSD; encoded by the coding sequence ATGCCGTCCGACATCACCGGGAGCACCGAAGCCCCCGAACGCAACCTCGCCCTCGAGCTCGTGCGAGTCACCGAAGCAGCTGCCATGGCCGGCGGTCGCTGGGTAGGCCGCGGCGACAAGAACGCCGCCGACGGCGCCGCGGTCGAGGCGATGCGCTATCTCATCTCGTCGGTCTCGATGTCCGGCGTCGTCGTGATCGGCGAGGGCGAAAAGGACGATGCCCCCATGCTTTTCAACGGGGAGCAGGTCGGTGACGGCACCGGTCCCGACGTCGACGTGGCCGTCGACCCGATCGACGGCACCACCCTGACCGCCAAGGGGATGACGAACGCGGTCTCGGTGATGGCGGTCAGCGAGCGGGGCTCGATGTACGACCCGAGTGCGGTGTTCTACATGGACAAGCTCGCGGCTGGGCCCGACGCCGCCGACGTGGTCGACATCCGGCTGCCTGTCGCCGAAAACATCAAACGCGTCGCCAAGGTCAAGAAGGGCAGCGTCTCCGATGTCACCGTCGTGCTGCTGGACCGCCCGCGGCACGAGCAGCTGGCAGCCGAGATCCGCGAGGTCGGCGCACGCATCCGGTACATCTCCGACGGTGACGTCGCCGGCTCGATCATGGCCGCCCGCCCCGACACCGGCATCGACCTGTTGCTCGGCATCGGCGGCACCCCGGAGGGCATCATCAGCGCGTGCGCGATGAAGTGCGTCGGCGGCACCCTGCAGGGTCGTCTGTGGCCACGCGACGACGACGAGCGGCAGAAGGCGATCGACGCCGGTCACGACCTTGACGCCGTCCTCACCACGACCGAACTCGTCCGCAGCGACAACTGCTTCTTCGTCGCCACCGGCATCACCGACGGCGAACTGCTGCGCGGCGTGCGTTACCGCGCCGGGGGCTGCACCACCCACTCACTGGTGATGCGCTCCAAGAGCGGCACGATCCGCACCATCGAGGCGCACCACCGCCTGGCGAAGCTGCAGGAATACAGCTCCGTCCGACTCAGCGACTGA
- a CDS encoding DUF4245 family protein, with translation MTTPGEAMPSDDSVRSAAPPARRGMPGGIKSMVISTVVVVAACLVWWAFVPRVDRVSQPVEDVAGIAREIGLQQHWDPAVADGLPAGWQAVNVTLLDQAGQPATWQAGYDGPNNGYAAVLQTNDGGASWVNAQTGSGSSEGTVTIGGVAWMKVQRSDGDQRSLVRSTPLNGLSTVVTGTGSWAQIEQFAASVKPLSKSSLVANSGLPPDN, from the coding sequence GTGACAACCCCAGGCGAGGCCATGCCGTCGGACGACTCGGTGCGATCAGCCGCACCCCCTGCCCGTCGAGGTATGCCGGGCGGCATCAAGAGCATGGTCATCTCGACAGTCGTGGTGGTCGCGGCGTGCCTGGTGTGGTGGGCCTTCGTGCCGCGGGTCGATCGTGTCTCCCAGCCGGTCGAGGACGTCGCCGGCATCGCGCGCGAGATCGGTCTGCAGCAGCATTGGGATCCGGCCGTCGCCGACGGGTTGCCCGCGGGCTGGCAGGCCGTCAACGTCACCCTGCTCGATCAGGCCGGTCAGCCGGCTACCTGGCAAGCTGGCTATGACGGTCCGAACAACGGCTACGCGGCGGTGCTGCAGACCAATGACGGAGGCGCGAGTTGGGTCAACGCGCAGACCGGAAGCGGAAGCAGCGAGGGCACTGTCACCATCGGCGGTGTCGCGTGGATGAAGGTGCAACGCTCCGATGGCGACCAGCGCAGCCTCGTGCGCTCGACCCCGCTGAACGGCCTCAGCACTGTGGTGACCGGCACGGGTAGTTGGGCGCAGATCGAGCAGTTCGCTGCTTCGGTGAAGCCGCTGAGCAAGAGTAGCTTGGTCGCCAATTCTGGCCTGCCGCCGGATAACTGA
- a CDS encoding exodeoxyribonuclease VII small subunit, whose amino-acid sequence MTTDDSESATIDQAAAATASDSGDAKTSTTASADPNADVADLGYEQARDQLAAIVARLEGGSATLEDSMRLWERGEALAAHCQRWLDGAQRRIESMTSSGDTSDS is encoded by the coding sequence ATGACGACCGACGACTCCGAATCCGCCACGATCGACCAGGCCGCAGCGGCGACCGCCTCCGACTCGGGCGATGCGAAGACGTCGACGACCGCGAGCGCCGACCCGAACGCCGACGTCGCCGACCTCGGCTACGAGCAGGCCCGCGATCAACTGGCCGCCATCGTGGCGCGCCTCGAGGGCGGTTCCGCAACTCTGGAGGATTCGATGCGGCTGTGGGAGCGCGGTGAAGCACTTGCGGCGCACTGCCAGCGCTGGCTCGACGGAGCGCAACGCCGGATCGAGTCGATGACCTCAAGCGGTGACACGTCCGACTCGTAA
- the xseA gene encoding exodeoxyribonuclease VII large subunit — MTNSLPERAADTTAEEPWPVRTLSIKIADYVDKMSALWVEGQIVQLNRRPGAPTAYVTLRDTEVDMSLSVTVHVNTLDAMGPGIGPGSRVVVQAKPTFWTKRGTLHLDARRMKPVGVGDLLARLEHLKQLLRSEGLFDQRRKKPLPFLPHTVGLICGRASAAEKDVVENTRRRWPATRFEIRQVAVQGPGTVAEVTEALQQLDADPAVQVIVISRGGGSFEDLLPFSNEALVRAAAAARTPIVSAIGHDVDTPLLDFVADVRASTPTDAAKRIVPDLAEQQRGLDQARAATARALRDRVVAERRHLEQLRSRPVLLTPATMVTSRRGEIVALRERAASTMTHRLERTADQVSHLQQQLRALSPLQTLERGYAVVRHADGQIITAAADVEPHELLRVTVAEGDFAVRPVS, encoded by the coding sequence GTGACGAATTCGCTGCCGGAGCGGGCCGCTGACACCACCGCGGAGGAACCGTGGCCGGTGCGCACGCTCTCGATCAAGATCGCCGACTACGTCGACAAGATGTCGGCGCTGTGGGTCGAGGGTCAGATAGTGCAGCTCAACCGCCGCCCTGGGGCGCCGACGGCATACGTCACATTGCGCGACACCGAGGTCGACATGTCGCTGTCGGTGACCGTGCACGTCAACACCCTCGACGCGATGGGTCCTGGCATCGGCCCCGGCAGCCGTGTCGTGGTGCAGGCCAAACCGACCTTCTGGACCAAGCGCGGCACCCTGCACCTGGACGCGCGACGGATGAAGCCGGTCGGTGTCGGTGATCTGCTCGCACGCCTGGAGCACCTCAAGCAGTTGCTGCGCAGCGAGGGGCTGTTCGACCAGCGCCGCAAGAAACCACTCCCCTTCCTGCCGCACACTGTCGGGCTCATCTGCGGGCGCGCGAGTGCGGCCGAGAAGGATGTTGTCGAAAACACCCGACGTCGCTGGCCCGCAACGAGATTCGAGATCCGGCAGGTCGCCGTGCAAGGGCCCGGCACTGTCGCCGAAGTGACCGAGGCGTTGCAGCAACTGGATGCAGACCCGGCTGTCCAGGTGATCGTGATCTCCCGTGGCGGCGGCAGCTTCGAGGACCTCCTGCCGTTCAGCAACGAGGCCCTGGTGCGTGCGGCCGCCGCGGCCCGCACCCCGATCGTCAGCGCGATCGGCCACGACGTCGACACCCCCCTGCTCGATTTTGTGGCCGACGTGCGTGCATCCACTCCCACCGATGCAGCAAAACGCATCGTCCCTGACCTGGCCGAGCAGCAGCGCGGCCTCGATCAAGCCCGGGCAGCAACCGCCCGAGCCCTGCGGGACCGAGTCGTCGCCGAGCGCCGCCATCTGGAGCAGTTGCGCAGCCGGCCGGTGCTGCTGACGCCGGCGACGATGGTGACCTCACGCCGCGGCGAGATCGTCGCGTTGCGAGAGCGAGCGGCATCCACGATGACGCACCGGCTCGAACGCACCGCAGACCAGGTGAGCCACCTGCAGCAGCAGTTGCGGGCGCTGTCGCCATTGCAGACTCTCGAGCGCGGATACGCGGTCGTGCGGCACGCGGACGGCCAGATAATCACAGCGGCAGCCGACGTCGAGCCGCACGAGTTGCTGCGCGTCACCGTCGCCGAGGGCGACTTCGCTGTCCGACCCGTCTCCTAA
- a CDS encoding ATP-grasp domain-containing protein, which translates to MSVVADTRLVILQSVQPLTTDVSTLARSLTVLTDGSPDQVARSDVPAPAHVVRRPRDEWRQYLTELDRDTAVTTNDEYLLAECARLRHHLSLRAVTPTPIAHYLDKVSMKSQLYAAGIRVPAWVPVDGPVSRGMPPPPSLEFPVVAKPRMGSNSRGVRVIDDAPQWQSWTADKAGQAGWQIEEHIDAAMFFVDAFVHDRTYTPVLVGRYLGPLLPSSTTHVLGAVSVDPHEEIWRRAVELGRRVADCLGTNGRFATHLEFFDTGDDLVALEVSARAPGAMVSEMARVVSGHNLETAHLAVQAGSPLPRFTDTGRHAAWISLLAARGQTLQDPPDSMRTTLTLHHLPPPRGTSAGRYIAALGLLVADDVDEVRLDVDRCTAHSWFH; encoded by the coding sequence ATGAGCGTCGTGGCCGACACCCGGCTGGTCATCTTGCAGAGTGTTCAACCGTTGACGACCGATGTCAGCACGCTCGCCCGGAGTCTCACGGTCCTGACAGACGGCTCGCCCGATCAGGTTGCCCGCTCGGATGTGCCGGCACCCGCCCATGTCGTGCGCCGGCCCCGCGACGAATGGCGGCAGTACCTCACAGAACTCGACCGGGACACGGCCGTCACCACCAACGACGAGTACCTCTTGGCGGAATGCGCACGTCTGCGCCACCACCTGTCGCTCAGAGCGGTGACACCGACACCGATCGCCCACTACCTCGACAAAGTCTCGATGAAGTCTCAGCTGTATGCCGCCGGCATCCGTGTCCCTGCCTGGGTCCCTGTGGACGGACCCGTCAGTCGTGGGATGCCACCGCCGCCCTCCCTGGAGTTTCCTGTCGTCGCGAAACCGCGGATGGGCTCGAACTCCCGTGGCGTGCGAGTGATCGACGACGCGCCCCAGTGGCAGAGCTGGACCGCCGACAAAGCCGGTCAAGCCGGGTGGCAGATCGAGGAGCACATCGATGCTGCGATGTTCTTCGTGGACGCCTTCGTGCACGACCGGACGTACACGCCGGTGCTCGTCGGCCGATACCTCGGCCCGCTCCTGCCCAGCTCCACGACCCACGTGTTGGGCGCGGTGAGCGTCGACCCTCACGAGGAGATCTGGCGACGGGCCGTGGAACTCGGGCGGCGCGTCGCGGACTGCCTTGGAACCAACGGGCGCTTTGCCACCCACCTGGAGTTCTTCGACACCGGCGACGACCTGGTGGCGCTCGAGGTGTCCGCTCGCGCGCCAGGCGCCATGGTGTCCGAGATGGCCCGCGTCGTCAGTGGCCACAACCTGGAAACCGCACATCTTGCCGTGCAGGCTGGAAGTCCGCTGCCGAGGTTCACCGACACCGGCCGTCACGCCGCGTGGATCTCCCTGCTCGCCGCACGCGGACAAACCCTCCAGGACCCACCGGACTCGATGCGGACGACGCTCACCCTGCACCACCTGCCACCGCCGAGGGGAACGTCCGCCGGCCGATACATCGCAGCATTAGGTCTCCTCGTCGCCGATGACGTCGATGAAGTGCGGCTCGACGTCGACCGCTGCACGGCGCATTCGTGGTTTCACTGA
- a CDS encoding PPOX class F420-dependent oxidoreductase — translation MDLPENVIELLRTPALCYVATVMPDGSPQVTQTWVDTDGQHIVINIVDGMQKAKNFARDPRVAVAISDPRTPAAFAQIRGRVAAMTTDGGVDSINALAHKYTGKPYAWYGGREQTRLIVTIEADHITDML, via the coding sequence ATGGACCTGCCCGAGAACGTGATCGAACTCCTGCGCACGCCCGCATTGTGTTACGTCGCAACCGTCATGCCCGATGGATCGCCACAGGTGACCCAGACATGGGTCGACACGGACGGCCAGCACATCGTGATCAACATCGTCGACGGCATGCAGAAGGCGAAGAACTTCGCCCGTGACCCACGCGTCGCGGTCGCCATCTCCGACCCGCGAACTCCTGCGGCTTTCGCGCAGATTCGCGGCCGCGTTGCCGCGATGACCACCGACGGCGGCGTCGACTCGATCAACGCGCTGGCGCACAAATACACCGGAAAGCCCTACGCCTGGTATGGCGGCCGCGAGCAGACCCGGCTGATCGTCACGATCGAGGCAGACCACATCACCGACATGCTCTGA
- a CDS encoding MFS transporter produces the protein MTTAPRTITRQDRRNARWYLTGLGLSLIGDSALSLVAGIWAKQLTGSSATAGLVMTCIYLPSLFGPVAGLVVDRVQRKRFIIAVNLVTAVAVGSLVLLQHRSQVWLLFVVMTCYGTSLVLVAPAETALFSHAFPDALRQRINGWRLGMQEIGRLVAPLVGAGLFTVLGGSAVASLDAFTFVVAAFATTRLRIPTEPPPPARRAWHTELNAGFRHIRDTPRLARIVLVAAVVLAVSGVGVAAQFSMVSALHRHPAYLGVFSALLGAGSIIASLTSAKVIARIGLEHLVALGLLAFAVGTLLRTTGQLAFAWAGSFVLGFALPWVFLACLNAAQELTPSNLQGRVAAAVTFLLFGPQAPTQALGSILIAHLDYQEIYIASAVIAAVLIPISMHCSPVDPPTAA, from the coding sequence ATGACAACGGCTCCGCGGACGATTACCCGACAAGATCGGCGGAACGCGCGCTGGTACCTGACCGGCCTTGGTCTGTCACTGATCGGAGACAGCGCTCTCAGTCTGGTGGCAGGCATTTGGGCCAAGCAATTGACTGGCAGCAGCGCCACCGCCGGTCTGGTCATGACGTGCATCTACCTCCCGTCGCTGTTCGGTCCAGTCGCTGGGCTCGTCGTGGACCGCGTGCAGCGGAAGCGCTTCATCATCGCCGTCAACCTGGTGACGGCAGTTGCCGTTGGATCTCTCGTGCTGTTGCAGCACCGGTCGCAGGTGTGGCTCCTGTTCGTCGTGATGACGTGCTACGGCACCAGTTTGGTGCTGGTCGCCCCTGCGGAGACGGCTTTGTTCTCCCATGCCTTTCCCGACGCGCTTCGCCAAAGAATCAACGGGTGGCGCCTGGGAATGCAGGAAATCGGCCGCTTGGTCGCTCCGCTCGTCGGCGCGGGCTTGTTCACCGTTCTAGGCGGCAGCGCTGTTGCCTCTCTGGACGCATTCACCTTCGTTGTAGCAGCATTCGCCACCACACGGTTGCGCATCCCAACCGAACCTCCACCCCCAGCGCGGCGGGCCTGGCATACCGAGCTGAATGCAGGGTTCAGGCATATCCGCGACACCCCTCGACTTGCCCGAATCGTCCTGGTCGCTGCCGTTGTTCTCGCAGTGTCGGGCGTCGGAGTCGCCGCCCAATTCAGCATGGTCTCGGCCCTTCACCGCCACCCGGCCTACCTCGGCGTATTCAGTGCTCTGCTTGGAGCGGGGTCCATCATCGCCAGCCTCACCAGTGCCAAAGTCATTGCCCGCATCGGCCTTGAGCACCTCGTCGCTCTAGGACTGCTGGCATTCGCCGTCGGCACGCTGCTGCGGACGACAGGGCAACTTGCCTTCGCGTGGGCCGGATCCTTTGTCCTCGGCTTCGCATTGCCCTGGGTTTTCCTCGCTTGCCTCAACGCCGCTCAAGAACTCACGCCGTCGAACCTGCAAGGCCGGGTCGCCGCCGCGGTGACATTTCTGTTGTTCGGACCCCAGGCACCCACCCAAGCGCTCGGATCAATCCTCATCGCACATCTCGACTACCAAGAGATCTACATCGCCTCAGCGGTCATCGCCGCTGTGCTCATCCCCATCAGCATGCACTGCAGCCCCGTCGACCCACCAACTGCCGCCTGA
- a CDS encoding PadR family transcriptional regulator, with protein MSTHRGLHEASFLILTSLAGSSQHGYAIITDVQELSGGRVTLRAGTLYAALDRLSGDGLIETEKEEIVQNRLRRYYRITHHGAEVLRQEATRLEANARAAMTRLRPGVV; from the coding sequence ATGAGTACACACCGTGGGCTCCACGAGGCGAGTTTTCTGATCCTGACGTCGCTGGCCGGTAGCAGCCAGCACGGATACGCGATCATCACCGACGTCCAAGAACTGTCGGGCGGTCGCGTCACATTGCGGGCGGGCACCTTGTACGCCGCACTGGACCGACTGAGTGGTGACGGCTTGATCGAAACCGAGAAGGAGGAAATCGTGCAGAACCGACTCCGGCGGTACTACCGCATCACCCATCACGGTGCCGAGGTCCTACGCCAAGAGGCGACTCGACTGGAAGCCAACGCGCGCGCTGCGATGACGCGCCTTCGTCCGGGAGTGGTGTGA
- a CDS encoding YciI family protein translates to MAQYAVLIYAPESAHALDADEAALEICDAHADELSASDAMLVAYAFTPRDMATSVRVGAITKGPFVDSREAVAGVYVIEADDLDAAVAIAKTNPVLHQGGGVEVRPIHSGGVIRQPRS, encoded by the coding sequence ATGGCGCAATACGCCGTCCTCATCTATGCACCAGAGTCCGCGCATGCCTTGGACGCCGACGAGGCTGCGCTCGAGATCTGCGATGCACACGCAGACGAACTCTCCGCGTCCGACGCAATGCTGGTCGCGTACGCATTCACTCCACGAGACATGGCGACGTCCGTGCGCGTTGGTGCCATCACCAAAGGCCCGTTCGTCGATTCCAGAGAGGCCGTGGCCGGCGTCTACGTGATCGAGGCGGACGACCTCGACGCCGCTGTGGCGATTGCGAAAACCAATCCAGTGCTTCATCAAGGCGGCGGAGTGGAAGTACGGCCCATCCACAGCGGCGGTGTCATACGCCAGCCCCGCTCATGA
- a CDS encoding AraC family transcriptional regulator: MPIAPTHTIAHAGGDTIDRHQHDDHQLVYVSSGVVAINTEAGAWVAGNDRALWIPAHTWHQHRFYGAGNLHTVGFSAAHSPLPVNAPTVIAVEPLLRELLIALTADGLTEAHARRIRGVMTDRMRQAHHAPFVLPVAHDRRLAHACHLVEADLAHPRSMAWLATQTNTSERVLSRLFRDEFGMTYPQWRTQLRLFSAMVLLAENHTVTDTARATGWATTSAFIDTFARTLGATPGEYRGKRSSERRGGSPGPWAK; encoded by the coding sequence ATGCCGATCGCGCCCACCCACACCATCGCCCATGCTGGCGGCGACACCATCGACCGGCACCAGCACGACGACCACCAACTCGTCTACGTCAGTTCGGGCGTGGTCGCGATCAACACCGAAGCGGGCGCGTGGGTCGCCGGCAACGACCGGGCACTTTGGATCCCCGCACACACCTGGCACCAGCATCGCTTCTACGGCGCCGGGAATCTGCACACCGTGGGTTTTTCAGCCGCTCACTCGCCGCTGCCGGTCAATGCCCCCACCGTCATCGCAGTGGAGCCTCTGCTCCGCGAATTACTCATCGCGTTGACCGCTGACGGTCTCACCGAGGCTCATGCACGGCGGATCCGGGGAGTCATGACCGACCGGATGAGGCAAGCCCACCACGCTCCGTTCGTGCTCCCCGTCGCGCACGACCGCCGACTCGCTCACGCCTGCCACCTCGTCGAGGCTGACCTCGCCCACCCGCGCTCGATGGCCTGGCTGGCCACCCAAACCAACACCAGCGAACGCGTCCTGTCGCGGCTGTTCCGCGACGAATTCGGCATGACTTACCCGCAGTGGCGCACCCAACTGCGCTTGTTCAGCGCGATGGTCCTGCTAGCCGAGAACCACACTGTCACTGACACGGCGCGAGCCACAGGATGGGCCACCACCAGCGCGTTCATCGACACCTTCGCCCGCACCCTTGGCGCTACTCCTGGCGAGTACCGCGGGAAACGGTCAAGCGAACGACGTGGTGGATCACCCGGCCCTTGGGCCAAGTGA
- a CDS encoding MFS transporter, translating into MASNESSIVAARVDGQDARTPWHRMRIWGTAHAVDDFFQGLVPAAIPYFVLERHFSYVEASGLALATTLGSALPQIPIGILADRRRLPWMAPVGMSLAGIGAGLSGLAPQYPLVFALLLLAGFGIAMFHPPSGRDARYESGGSATAMSYFAAGGSVGFFIGPALATPALDGLGIGATALFIPPPILMGFILWRHNNRRAHVHKRTVRHEGIDHPRMFATLTTAEVVRSLISNGINTFVSLYWIRHLGASSLLGGTALTLELAGGVVGTLLGGRIADRFGSVRTVQLGNAALLPALWALLACDDKYGALPLILIVGLVTNIPFAVLVKLGQDYLPSRPGTAAGVTLGLAISAGGLFMPLLGLVAEHHGPQGVFVVLAIVPVIAIALCSTLKEPTTLHTEGGGTATTPS; encoded by the coding sequence GTGGCATCGAATGAGAGCTCGATCGTGGCGGCCCGCGTGGACGGACAGGACGCCCGTACTCCATGGCACCGGATGCGGATCTGGGGCACCGCGCACGCCGTAGATGACTTCTTCCAGGGCCTGGTTCCGGCCGCGATCCCGTACTTCGTGCTTGAGCGGCATTTCAGCTATGTGGAAGCGTCCGGGCTCGCGCTGGCTACCACGCTGGGTAGCGCTCTGCCGCAGATCCCGATCGGCATCCTGGCCGACCGCCGGCGTCTGCCCTGGATGGCGCCGGTAGGGATGAGTCTCGCGGGCATCGGCGCCGGACTGTCCGGGCTGGCACCTCAGTACCCGCTCGTGTTCGCACTGTTGTTGCTGGCCGGCTTCGGTATCGCGATGTTCCATCCACCGTCGGGACGCGATGCCCGCTATGAGTCCGGCGGTAGCGCCACGGCGATGAGCTACTTCGCCGCCGGCGGCAGCGTCGGGTTTTTCATCGGCCCGGCCCTCGCCACCCCAGCGTTGGACGGGCTCGGAATCGGAGCGACGGCGCTGTTCATCCCGCCCCCGATCCTGATGGGTTTCATCCTGTGGCGACACAACAACCGCCGCGCCCATGTCCACAAGCGCACGGTGCGTCACGAGGGCATTGACCACCCGCGGATGTTCGCGACCCTGACTACCGCAGAGGTTGTCCGCTCCTTGATTAGCAACGGCATCAACACATTCGTCTCGCTCTACTGGATTCGCCATCTCGGCGCATCCAGTCTGCTCGGCGGCACCGCACTCACCCTCGAACTCGCCGGCGGTGTGGTGGGGACCCTGCTCGGCGGTCGCATCGCCGACCGGTTCGGTTCGGTCCGCACCGTGCAACTCGGCAACGCCGCACTGTTACCCGCACTGTGGGCGCTGCTGGCCTGCGATGACAAGTACGGGGCGCTCCCGCTGATCCTGATCGTCGGCCTGGTCACCAACATCCCGTTTGCGGTATTGGTCAAACTTGGCCAGGACTACCTGCCCAGCCGACCCGGAACGGCCGCCGGAGTCACCCTCGGCCTGGCCATCAGTGCGGGCGGGCTGTTCATGCCACTCCTCGGTCTCGTCGCAGAACACCACGGCCCCCAAGGCGTTTTCGTCGTGCTGGCCATCGTGCCCGTCATCGCCATCGCGTTGTGCAGCACCCTGAAAGAACCAACCACACTTCACACTGAAGGAGGTGGCACAGCGACAACTCCGTCCTGA
- a CDS encoding purine-cytosine permease family protein produces the protein MTVDSESNPISAEDYGHKTLAIEPGGVDVVPLSQRHGRPIDLLWTWTSPNMEFATIGVGILGTLYWGLNLWQTIAAIVLGSALGSITQGILSSWGPGSGLCQMVLSRTGFGFIGNVLPAGLNAVVAGIGWFAVNSISGALALHALIPGLPKWLTLLIVVVLQLGVAFLGHNLVHVFERWAFPVLAVVFVVGAVIVIGKSHPSVGTGGTPTVGAFLLMTGASFGYACGWNPYGSDYTRYQPEGNGRAAGLFSAIGVFVSCVVLESAGAAMVSAAGKSAAVDPGVYTGLMPTWLGKLTLLCITVGAIAANALNIYSGAMSALAIGFRTTLHRARAFVAVAFGILGFFLALAGLGNAGENYENFLLVIAYWIGPWLGVVLVDRLMHRGSDFAAIAQDRSWHNWAGPIAMIVGMGISVWLFSNQTNYTGPIPHAHPQVGDITYLVGFLLSAVLYAGLRRFVPALSSRASKVTA, from the coding sequence GTGACCGTCGATTCCGAATCCAATCCGATCAGTGCCGAGGATTACGGGCACAAGACGCTGGCCATCGAGCCTGGTGGGGTTGACGTCGTCCCACTGAGCCAACGGCATGGCAGGCCGATCGATCTGCTGTGGACCTGGACGTCACCGAACATGGAGTTCGCGACGATCGGCGTCGGCATCCTCGGCACGTTGTATTGGGGACTGAACCTCTGGCAGACGATCGCTGCCATCGTCCTCGGCAGCGCGCTCGGATCGATCACGCAAGGGATCCTGTCGTCGTGGGGTCCGGGTTCGGGCCTGTGTCAGATGGTGCTGTCCCGCACGGGCTTCGGTTTCATCGGCAACGTGCTGCCGGCCGGACTCAACGCAGTCGTGGCCGGCATCGGCTGGTTCGCCGTCAACAGCATCAGCGGCGCACTCGCCCTGCACGCCCTGATACCCGGACTGCCGAAGTGGCTGACCCTGCTCATCGTCGTGGTGCTGCAGCTGGGCGTCGCCTTCCTCGGACACAACTTGGTGCATGTCTTCGAACGGTGGGCCTTCCCAGTGCTGGCGGTCGTCTTCGTCGTCGGCGCCGTCATCGTCATAGGCAAGTCGCACCCGTCGGTCGGCACAGGCGGCACACCCACTGTCGGTGCCTTCCTGCTGATGACCGGCGCGTCCTTCGGCTACGCGTGCGGCTGGAATCCGTACGGCAGCGACTACACCCGCTATCAGCCCGAAGGCAACGGTCGCGCCGCCGGACTCTTCTCGGCAATTGGCGTCTTCGTCTCCTGTGTCGTGCTCGAATCGGCAGGCGCAGCAATGGTTTCCGCTGCTGGCAAGTCGGCGGCGGTCGACCCCGGTGTCTACACCGGGTTGATGCCGACCTGGCTGGGCAAGCTCACGCTGCTGTGCATCACCGTCGGCGCGATCGCGGCCAACGCCCTCAACATCTACTCCGGCGCGATGTCCGCCCTGGCAATCGGATTCCGCACCACCCTGCACCGCGCACGGGCCTTCGTAGCGGTGGCCTTCGGCATACTCGGCTTCTTCCTGGCACTCGCCGGGCTGGGGAACGCGGGAGAGAACTACGAGAACTTCTTGCTGGTCATCGCCTACTGGATCGGACCGTGGCTGGGCGTCGTCCTCGTCGATCGACTGATGCATCGTGGCTCGGATTTCGCTGCCATTGCTCAGGATCGCAGCTGGCACAACTGGGCCGGGCCGATCGCGATGATCGTCGGCATGGGCATCTCGGTGTGGCTGTTCTCCAACCAGACCAACTACACCGGGCCGATCCCGCATGCGCACCCGCAGGTCGGTGACATCACCTATCTCGTCGGCTTCCTGCTCTCGGCCGTGCTGTATGCCGGGCTGCGGCGTTTCGTGCCGGCACTCTCCTCGCGTGCATCGAAGGTCACGGCATGA
- a CDS encoding nucleoside deaminase, with the protein MSDDRAMLAVALDEARIGLSEGGIPIGAALFGPDGSLLGRGHNRRVQDDDPSVHGETDAFRRAGRQRTYRGTTMVTTLSPCWFCSGLVRQFGISRLVVGEAQTFVGGHDWLAEHGVDVVLLDDAECVAMMTDFIAANPALWNEDIGVS; encoded by the coding sequence ATGAGCGACGATCGCGCGATGCTCGCAGTCGCGCTCGATGAGGCGCGCATCGGTCTGTCAGAAGGCGGAATCCCCATCGGCGCAGCGCTTTTCGGACCTGACGGGTCCCTGCTGGGGCGCGGTCACAACAGGCGGGTGCAGGACGATGACCCGTCGGTGCATGGTGAGACCGACGCCTTCCGGCGGGCCGGACGGCAACGCACCTACCGCGGCACCACGATGGTCACCACGCTGTCGCCGTGCTGGTTCTGCAGCGGGCTGGTGCGCCAGTTCGGCATCTCGCGGTTGGTCGTGGGCGAGGCGCAGACCTTTGTCGGCGGACACGACTGGCTGGCCGAGCATGGCGTCGATGTGGTGCTGCTGGACGATGCCGAGTGCGTCGCGATGATGACCGATTTCATCGCTGCCAACCCCGCGTTGTGGAACGAGGACATCGGCGTCTCGTGA